ACACATCAGGCATTCCCTGTGTAGGAAAACGCTGAGCAGCGTCAGGACCGCGGCTGGAACCAGGAGGAAGGAGATGCCGTACACCTCGTTGTAGCCGCTCAGCCATGGGCACTGGCAGCCGATCTCGCCCATCTCTTGCAAGCCCCAGAATACAGTGGCGACCACCAAGGAGCCGAGCACCTGGAAGGTGGGCTTCCCCACCAGGGCGAGTTTGTCCTGCTCTGACAGTTGCAGGAGGTGGAAGGACATGCCGACTTCAGtggctcttcccccccccccaccccacccactccctccctccccactgccGGAGGAAGACTCCCCTCCCTAGAGTGATGGACGGCGTCGGTGTTTGCTTTGCTACGCGTCCTTTCTGCCTGTGCAAGCTCCGACCTCGCCTGCTCTCGGGGTCTGGGAGTTGACGCCGTTCCTCTTGGCAAGTGAATATGCGTTTTGCTTTCCGGATGGTTGGGAGCCGATGGGAGTGCCTGGGCCACTGGATGGGGCCCTTCAAGCCTACGCTTCCATTGAAATCTACCCCTACCAGGGCTGTTCACGTTTAAGGTCATTACATCTAACCTACTCCCTCAAggggtttggtgtgacatcagaaacttTGGCAAAATTCCACAGAGGTGTGGGACAAAGGGTGCTGACCGGcggcatcacggtctggtatggggagatCAGGACCCCTCCCCCGAACGCAAGGCCCtcccaaaggtagtggacgcaggccaggacatcacaggcaaaaccctcctcaccatcatcGAGAGCACCTACGGGGGAAGAGCTGCTGTCGGAAAGCGATCCACTCCAcccggcacacgctctgttctcactgctgccgccaggaaagaggtgttggggccacaagacttgtacccaccaggttcaggaatagctgcttcctctccaccatcagactcctcaacgacaaactcaatcaaggactcatttaaggactctgacttgtgcacttttatcgattttcttttgttctccctgtattgcacagtcagtttgcttacattcatttcctgtttacacttctttctttgcttccatgttcacactgtgtgcagtttattttttgcaccaccaattagtgataattctgctgtgcccgcatactcgggcagaattaccacctattggcagtgcaaaaaaaaaccactgcACTCaatctacacatgtaaacaaataaagaaatgtaaacaaactgactgtgcaatgcagaggggGGGAAAAATCAATAGTGCACAAGAGTCCCCGATTAAGTTTGTCGTggaggagtctgacagtggagggggagcagctgttcctgaacctggtggtgtgagtcttgtggccccgacacctctttcctgatgacagcagcgagaagagCGTGGACcgagtgatgtggatccttgataatcgctgccgctctccaacggcagtgttccccgCAGATGTAGTTCATAGTAGGGAGGGCTTTGCTTGAGATGTCCTGGGTTgagtccaccaccttttgcagggctttacgcttacGGGTTcattgttaatttaaaaaaatttaaacctatagcagggtaacaggccattttgacccaccagCCCTTGCACTCAAtttccacccaattgacctagaagGTGAAGAAATCGGAACCCCCAGGGGGAAACCCCTTGCACGACGTGGGATTCGAACTGGTCCCGATCTCTGGTGCTGCGAAGgtgtggcactaaccactacgccaactgtgctgctcttGACCCTACAACTCCTGGCTGGCACCCAACGACTGCCTGCAAACACATCATTGATCTCAAGGTGTCATTCAGCTTTTCTCTCCACCTTTCAAgcacttaaaaaaaaccctcaattAAATTCTGTTTTCGGAGTGACAAAGAATTTGACATTACGCTTACAAACGTTGCAATTATAACAGCCTCAATGTCGATTTTAACGAATTAATGATAGCTTTGTTCTTTTACTGCCAGGGGTTCTCCGCCAGAGCCTCATTTCTGTTAGGGGCGCTGAACAAAGTGGCAAGACTCtgccttccttacggtagacaatgTTAAAGAATTTCAGACATGCTACGTTCTAAATGTagttttatgtgacaataatggaaacttttacctttaaaataaaaaaattccttttgaatTTCGCTTTAAGAAGTGAAAGGAGCAGAAAGCATTGCATCCAACAGCATAAATGCCTGTAGGGTTCACAGGTAAGCAGTCTCCCTCAACAGCTACCCCAGTGGTGCTCCACAAGATGGAGAGATAAGGCAACAAACCTGCCACTGGAAGGACACTGTAGTACAGGAACTCGGCGGGTCACCCAGGATCCATGGAAAGCAACTTTGGCCTGACCCACGGGCGCCACAGCCCTCAATTGGAGTGAGCCCTTGTGTCAGTTCGAGAGCAATCAAGTTTTGTCTGCCCACCAACTTACTGgcaaggggagaaaaaaaaagtagaatcCACCAGCTTGCAAACTTTGCTTTAATTCAAGTGACGTTACATTACAATATAGAACGAAGAAATACTGAACAGTGTCAGTTCTGTGCCTTCAGCCGCCGTTGGCACAATCGGGCTTGTTTAAATCCTTTCCATCCAcagcaaagatttaaaaataaagataacaTTCCCAGCTGCACTTTGCACTGTATTAACAGGGGggtggcaggggggggggggggggaaagagaaaaaaaaaatcacaagcccCATTTCAGTGTAAATAAACAGGTGATTCTCTAGCCTTCCAGAGGTTGTCCAGAAGGCTTTGTCGGAGACAATGGCAAGATAGCAGCATGAAGTCTCACAGGTTGCTAGATGCTTGcgcattttttttgttgttgttgaagAGACACATACATAACCCACCTTGTCAAATCATCTTGTTCCTGGACCTATTCATAAACatattctatctatctatctatagatatctatatataaatatatatatagatatatatagatatctatatatataaaaaagtttCCAAAGGGGGGAATCAATGATTTTGCATTTGGTCCACAACAGGATTtgtatttctggatcattggaaaaAACATTTTGCGGAAATGCAGATTGGACACCAAAAAGGCAAGGATCAGTGAAATTCAATTTCAAGGTGGTgatagtggggggaggggcattGGAATAAGGGAAGGATACAGACTGCTGTGTCCCTTCTTGGAACGGTACTGTCAAGACCTCCGTTGTTACAGCCATCCTTGCGCAGAAGTTCAAAAATCAAATTCTGTGGAAATGAGGGTGCAGATTCTGTTCTGGGATTGGGCAGCTGAGAGTGAGTGCCACATAAATACACCTGGTCTCCCACTCACGTCGGGGCTCTCCTCTCATTGTTTCTGCTGCATGGCTTCTTTTCTTGCTGCATCCTGCAATAACTGGGTGTCCACTTCATCAGCAGGGAGCTGGACATAACGTACCACCGAGCCGCGGATGAAGCAGTTCTTCACGGAGAGCTGGAATGGAAAATAATACCAGCAAGGCCATCGTTTTACTGATAATACCCATGATTCAAAGGGGGGGGTCAAGGGGATTTTTGCAGCACTGAACAAGGTGCATGCTCTCTAGACTTTCATTCTCCTCAAATCCCCCCACCGCCATTCCCCCATATTAGAAAAAGGCTATTTAGCCCGTCGGCTCTCAAAGGAGAGGACAGGCtgtctggggggggaggggtttccccttggaataggagaaacggAAAGGATGTCTGCATGTGGcctgctctaacaaatctttctcaCCTCTACATACTCTGGTCAGAGTATATACTTTTGGATCCTTGTGCGAAATGTAGCCCCACAAAAAAAATAGCTGTGTAAATGTTGCCCCCGCCAAATGAGACCCGAGCAATTGATCCAAAACAAAGACCCACGATTCCTACACGAGAATACACAGTAGTTGGCAGGAGAGAAGTACCGAAGAAACTAAAGCTTGACTGCTTCTCTGGGAAGGGGGCTCATAAGCTTTGAGTAGAGTCCTGGTGGGGCATTGCtgaaaaagaaaaggttgagagtgGCTGCTCTGGAACACTAAATTGGTGTAAAACACTCACCATGTGTGGATATTTCTCTGGATCAGTGACACTGATATCTGTCAGCTTGATGTTCAAGTACTGAAAGGAATACGACAGGAAATGAAACTCTAACCATTGCTTCTCAAAGACTAGATAACATATTTACATCACAGTGATCCACCTTTATCTTGGCAGTATTACAGCACCACTTTATCCTTTAAGAAGTCTGATCATGAGAAATGGGAGTGCACATTCGTAATCCAAACCCAAGCCTGCTCTGTCAGTCATCCTTCTCTgagcagaatgctggagaaactcaacagtgtactttatatggccAGGGTACACAAGCAACGTTTCGGGTCGCAGCCCTTCATCGAGGACTGAGCAAAATCATGGGAGATGGGAGCAAATCTTCAGCCAGCGGAGCGACTCGGCCAGCCTTCGCTTGTGGCAGCTGTTTGCGTAAAGTTGCGTGAGACAGCAacggcgtcgcccaggatgaagaaccaGTCAATGCCACTCGCCgttgggggtaggggggggggggaagggtggctcTCTTAAAAGTGTGTCCTTTACCCCCATTTAGTGCTTAGTAAGAGTTAACCTGGTCAGAggcttgggggtggggagggggggcaatCCATTGCTTATAATTTAGGCAGCTgtctggagggggaggaatctaaAGATGGAGCAACTGTTGAAAATCAAGTAAAATGCTTCAGTTTATATATTCCATatattatttttgtcttttatacaCTGTTTATTCtttgttaggcattgtaagagcaagtctcaagcaaccggaaaatgaaCTTAACAGGCATCTACCAATGCCCACAGGTTTGAATAAGACCGCAGgtgccaaaataaaaaaaaaacactgttgcTCACACCCACAATTTTCTCGCCCTTTACTCATCTACTTCCATCTAGCAATTAAGCCCCACCCACCTGGTTGTATCAATCCCCTACcattctccacccccctcccccactactaTACATTGGCCATCTTTCCTCTTCCCTTAGTTCAGGTGCAGGATCCCTGATCTAAATATTTAATGCACACCATTTTCCTTTTGCCTCCACTAAGATCTTCAAGCGTTCTTCTTTTGTTCTACAACTCGAGTAATCCCAAATTCTGGAGCTTGAAGGGCAAGAGTTGatacaacaataaatttttttaaaagatggcgACTGCAATtccgtttatatataaaaaaaatcaattatacAGTCACGGTGGAAAGCTCCAACTAAATCCACGTTGAATGGAATCCAACCATGAGAAATAAGCAGCTTCAAGAATTGATTTGTCACCCTGATGTACAACTTAAAGTCTAAACGGTTTTGATGTTGAAACATGAtcattttaaaattgtgaaagacaACACACCTGATCAACAGAATGAAGAGTTCCGCAAATACTGAAAATAAGGACAAAGAGTTGTATTAAAACccgttttcttttaaaaaaatagtcaTCTTTTTACTTTCTTCCACATAAAACACCCTCAAGCCCTACATTTAGAAGAGTAACCTATATGCCGTCGTATTGAACGACTCGTGTGTAGGACGACCCCCCCCTCCGAATTtctacctaaaatgttggttttgagtgataccctttATATAAGATGACCCCCTCCCCACCGCTCACTCAAATCTGCCGCTGCTGACCAGTAGATGCTGttaaaaagcaaatcacaatattttaatatttatgccaAAAGGCTGGACAACACCATTATCATTTAAATCTTCTTtggatattttgaaataaaccactgtcagctcatGTAACAGGGTCGCTTAAAGCCAGTGGAGAACGGAAGGTAGTCTAACCGGACAGCTGGACCCCGCAGAGGAGCGCTGAAACTTCACATCTCAcagagtatagccactggcaaaccttcttcgtgattgcatcaatgtggaggctctatcatggctaatgtgatttatggtgtgaaaaataaaaaatttaaaaaaaaatgtggaggctccaggactgatccttggagatattgacacccaggaatttgacgttcttgaccctctccactgctgagtccTGGATCgtcttctcctgaagtccacaaccaactccttggttttgctaacgttcaGTTCAAGGTTGCCGGTGCGATACCACCCAATGCgccgatctatctccctcctgcatgcttccACATTGCCGTTTATGATTCTGCCGATGACCGTGGCATCACCGGCCAATGAGTGGATAGCTTGAAGGGCAAGAgttatagtgagtagagcagtgggctaagcactcatccttgagGTGCGTCTGTACTGACacccagtgaggaggagacgttgtttccaattcgtactgactgtggtcttccaatgaggaagtcaaggatccagttgctgaatcccagggtttggagcttgtagACCAGCacggagggaataatggtgttgaaggctgagctacaGTCTATGAGGAGCAGCTGTACGtacgagttgctgttttcgatgtGACCCAGAGCAGAATGGAGACCCAATGCTAGCATCacctgtggagcaattgtgacgtcGGGcggattgcagtgggtccagtcctttgtTTAGGTACGTGTGAATTCTGGCAGAGCTCGACAATACACTTC
Above is a genomic segment from Narcine bancroftii isolate sNarBan1 chromosome 2, sNarBan1.hap1, whole genome shotgun sequence containing:
- the smx5 gene encoding smx5; the protein is MLFYSFFKSLVGKDVVVELKNDLSICGTLHSVDQYLNIKLTDISVTDPEKYPHMLSVKNCFIRGSVVRYVQLPADEVDTQLLQDAARKEAMQQKQ